CTTTGACATGAAGCAAAATCTCACCAGTAAAAATCACAGATATATTTAAGAGAATGTTTCTATATTGCATCAAACAGATATCATGGTTGACTATTATAGACTCCCAAATATGAGTTATGAGTAAAACTATCAAACACAAGCAATCATTAAAGTATTTCTTCACTGACTATTAACATTTGTTTTTCAGCTTCCTGATTTGTCCGACTCACACTAGAAGAAGCTTCTTAGATTAAAAAGCTGAAGAACAaggaaaaaagtgaaaaaacatGTACAACAAGAGGGCAACAACAGCACTGCATCTTTTGTGAACCAAACGTGTCGAAACAAATTTGTGTGGTTGAGCATGGCACAATAAAGCAAGGTATTTTACAAGCTCATATATAACAAAAATAGAAACATAATGGTAACTTCTATAGCATGTCCAACTTCCATACTCCTATTAGTTCGTCTACATATCAAATGACATTAACTAGTGAATGATGCTTTAATATGTTGAAGAGGATTGGCAATGTGGGATTTATCGAAAAGTTCATCAACAAGAGGCCTCTAAGTTTTGCAAAAGATATTATGCAATACAATATGTGGAAGGTTGATTATCTGCTACTTTAAGAGCAAATAAGTTGaaagaataaatttattagCCTTTAGTGCGACTTATTCAACAAAAGGAGAAATTTGATAGGAGATTTGATGTCATGTAAGCTGAACTGACAGGAGCACATCTTTTAGTTTCGGCACAGGCTAAACGCTGTATAACTTGTCCGCTTATATATATTTCTGCAAACAAAATGCTCCATGAATCAACAAGATACTTTCACCTTGATTTGGCATAATAGATAAAGAAGTTATGTTCTGTCAAACTACGGTATGGTGCCCTCAATGTTTGACATAATAGATAAAAGAAATTACTCTAATAGATCCAACATTGTTTCCTTATACAAATTCCAGACTAAAGAACACATCAGCACTCAGCAGAACTGTTGCTAAGTATACTATAAGTTACAACAAGCATGTAAAATAGATTTTCTCATGGAATGTCAAGTTTGGCAAGAAATTAATCACTTCTCATGCACCAGAATTGCTATGCGGAAACTCAAAAGCTTCAGAAGGAGACTAAATTTAGCTAACATGATCAAGTTACAACAAATCAAGAACGATTGGGAAGCTTGTTGTTCTTACCATCACGAACTCCACAAAAGCTATACGAGTTGAATGATGATAATCACCGAGCAACCTCAAACGATAAACCTGAGTCAACAGATGCATTTCATGATTTACAATTTCAAGAAATGAGTTGTTCAAGGGTATCATATGAGCAGCAGCTACAAACCTCTCCACAAATAGACTCGAAGAAGAGTTTGACATCTGCTTGAGTGACCTACATCAAGCAACAACAAATCACTAGTACCAGGCCAGAAATTGCTCATTGACACTGCACGAAAAGAATTCTGAAAACCAAAATACCTTTTTATCAATGTTTGTGCAGTAGATAGTTCTTGCACACATCTCCCTTTCATCCTCAGACTAGTTCACAAAACAGCAGCACTCAGCATGTCATTATTGAATTAACTAGGGCTTTAACAGAAAATTTCTTACCCTTGGCAAAAATGTTGGATTAACAGGGGCAATTGCAGTTTTGGAGGGTAGCACTCTCACAGGATAAAAACCAAGCATAGTTCCAGCCAAGCTCAGAGCATTCCTTGCCCCTTCTGCTAGTAAGTGACAATGTGAGCAGACTAGCTATTTAATAAAATACACACCAAAGGTACCATGTGCATACCCTCATCAGTGAATTCAATGAAGGCAAAACGAAGAACAGAATTGGGGTCACCACAAACACGGCAATCCACAACCTATCACAAAACCATGGAAAACAATTCTTAGAACAACAATTTAGTTGTGAATGCTTTAACTAGTACTCATATTGAGGACCAAAAGATATTTACCTGTCCACAGTTAATGAAAAGCGCTGCAAGTTGCTCTTCAGTAACCTACATTCATCACAAGAAACACCAGAGTTCATACATTTGTAAAGGAATTTAATGATAAACAAACCTCAACTTAGATTCTCTTTACCTGGTGATCAATGTCAGAGACATACACCGTCCGCCTAATCACGTCCTCTCTTTGAGCCATGCTCGTTCGGCTATTCATCCTCCGCTTTCCATTAACAAGGCCATTTTTCTTCTACAAATCAACAACACCATCATCATTACTAAACAGCCTCTCAAAAGACTAAAACAAGAGAGAACGACAATGGCAGGACAAAAATATGTAATCATGAAATAACTCACAGTAAATAAAAACCAATATCTGATTTTTTGCACTTCTTCATATCCAGACAATTTGGGCTTCAACAAATCCATGAACCAAATTACCCCATGTCATACTACATTAAACCCAACATATTCTCATCATCTATAGTCCTATATTTTTCAGCAACCAATCAAAAGCCAAAAGGCAGTCTACAACATAAGCATGATAACTCAGACcccaaaacaaaagaaacttaCCAGAAAAAAATACCAATACCAAAAAGAACCTTTCAAGTAGAATTCAACACATAATATCATTGATCATAAATATTTATCACGTAAAATACCAACCCTTCTAAAAGAATTGGCAGTGGGAACTCCCGAGTTAACCTGCTGCTGCATTACAAAACCAGTAGCGTTGAACCCAAAATGCCCCGCCGCAGCCGCCGCAACCGCAGCAGCATGTGGGGGTACCAGCAACTTGTGCGgaccgccaccaccaccgaaGGCTGAGAGGGAGGGCGGCACGAATTCCTTCGCCATCGGATTCAACTTGGACAGCATTTCCTCCAAATCCCTCATCTCCTTCTTAAACCCCTCCCCTCCATCATCTATCTCCCCATCCAACTTCTTCTCCAAAGAGACCCCATTTCCGTTGACGGGCAGCTGATGGTGGCCGTTAGGTATCTTCTGCGGCACCAGAAGGAAACTCTGATCAGCGGGCTTTGTTGACTGGCCGTTAgccactgccgccgccgcgGTTTTGTTCGTCGACTGCTGGTGGTGATCCGCGGCGTCGTTATCGCGATTCGATGACGTAATCGCGTTAGCACCGGCATTCTCCACCACGGCCATGATCAAACGCCTTCGCGAGAATCACgtttttttcactttatttgacagttttttttttttctctttttatttttccacACGGGTCTGTGGAAAacaacaaaaacagaaaaaccCAAAATTTATTCTTCAGTTTCACGGATCAAAGCTAGAAAAAATCCagactttttttttcttgtttcttgaGAAATGCTAAacgaaaaaatcaaaacaaaatcgGAAGTGTTATACCTGATGGGTCGAGTACTTCTAAATTGTCTCCATTTGAGCAATTAAACTGGGAGATCGTGAGCTAAGATATCAAGACCAgaattattaaaaaagaagaGAGGCAAAAAACAGAGCACgccttttccttttaatttttgggtttattttatagtatttgTAAGAATATTTTACTGAGTCTGCAAGGAGAAGATATGTACAGAGAGAGAAGGAATAGTGCAAGTATATAGACACAGACAGAAgagggttttagagagagaaaaatgggtAATTGAGGTTTCTCTTCGGATCGTCCGTTTTAGCtgtggctttttttttttttttttttgggtgggttttagagagagaaaagtggACAATTGAGGTTTCTCTTCGGATCGTCCGTTTTAGCTGTTCCCTCtttttgattaaaaattaaaaataatacgtATTGTATGTTGtgattgattaataaataaaagtttggtttaatttttattacactTTTTTATATCAAAAATTCTGTACAAACTTAGATATATTTTgggaatattaaaattattttataattaattattgcatattataattaattattgcatagCTACCTTATTTCTTATAATACAAGTTCTTTTCGAGTcaaatattcaaaataaaatgaatgatGGTCACTAAATTGCAATATTCAACTATTATTCGAGAAGATATGTTACAAAGGAATATAAAGTCAGGGGTTAGAAAGAGAGAATAGGGCTAACGGCGTTACTCTTTTCTTCAGATAGTCCGTTTAGCTGAGTTCTTCACTTCAtaattcattaaattaaataatagtaTAAGTTTTTACTTTTACATATCGCACTTTATTTCGcttttcattttaaatgattTATTTGTGTTAGTTGACCGTGCAACAATATTAAGATGGACGTCTATTGTATTTGGAaatttgaaaatcagtttttttttttttttttgaaaaagaaaatcagTTGTTATACAATTATTACATCTAAATCTATCGACCAATATGAATGACTAGAAtttattgtttattattattatttagttATTCAATTTGGGTGACCATACACtttgaataaataataaaattacatactAATAATTCCTAAAAGCTAGCTTTATTagtttttttcttgttttggttcCATGGTTTGGACTTCGTTAACAACGCCTCCAAAAATATTATGATGCATAAACCGGATAGGACGGGGCCCCTACCTACCTAGACTTTATATTAGTAACTAATTATATTTTTCGTATAAATActaattcttttttaaattttaaaaatgcaTACTTCTTATTAACACCCCAATCGTCCCTGAAAAttgtaactttttttaaaaaaatgatcttataaactttctctctcatcaTTTATAAAAAGGTGTGGAACTCAATCTCCACTTAAATATAATTACTATGGCAATTTTTTTAGGACGGATTGAGtatatatctaaattaaatgAGGAATTATGACTACATCATTGAGGAACATCTATTTGAGATTGGTGACACCTATGTTTGTTTTATGTATGATGTTAGATGCTAATCATGTCATATTTGGCATGTCATCATTAAAATGtaagattttttatttgtggCGGTCAGTTAAAGTAATGTAGATGGTGATTGTAATTAACTGTTCTAGTTTGAGAGACATACAAATGGTATTTAACAGCATCCCCGCCACAGAGCCTCTATTCTTTAGAGTCAATTCTTTATAAAGTCATCCACTTCATATTagtaaattttataaaatggcTTTGTAAATTTTTCGTCTCATCATTTTCTAAAATTGAATGTATGACATTGTTGAGCTGCTCCTTTTCTCAGAGCCGAACAAGAATAAGGATTTTCTCGTCTAAAAACATCGTCCATAAACAGTTTCACCTCTAGCATATTAGGGGCAAAGTAATTTTGATAAAGTAATTCACTGGCGACCTCAAGATCATAATAAAtgaaagggaaaattgcacctaaatacacaaactttgccaaaaatccatatttgacgcgaagttaggattttacattttaatacaccaactttcgttattgtccaaatttgacacgacttaattcttaaaaattcaaaaaacaacccctttttataaataattatacaaagacccactcatgttataatttgggacatttaaaccaaaacaagatatttttttatgatgttttcttttaaaccattttaggcgcggatcaaagattaaaagaaaacatcataaggaaatatcttgttttggtttaaatgtcccaaataataacataagtgagtctttgtataattatttacaaaaggggttgttttttgaatttttaagaattaagttgtgtcaaatttggacaacaacgaaagttggtgtattaaaatgtaaaatcctaacttcgcgtcaaatatggatttttggcaaagtttgtgtattttcatgcaattatccCTAAATGAAATAAGAGATAGAATGAATTTTGTACCAAAAATGAGTGAAATGAATTGatatttatagaaaaaatttggtttaaaaaaacaaaaataaataaattgaaaaagagTCGTTTAACGACATTGTTGAATTAAGAAGACAACAAcaaccgaaattttaaaaaaaaatcaatttattttaaaatacgtGCGTTCAAGCATGTACATGCCTTCTTCGCCTTCGAGCTGGGCTCATTTCTTCGAGCCTCCTGTCATGCCTGGTCTCAATAGCGCGACAGGGCTCGCCGAGGTAGGCTCGAGCCCCTTGGTTGAGCTCTACTGTGGATACTCTAATTGGGCTACTATATATGAAATTCATTATCCAAATATTAAAGAGCCGTTGCGCAAAAGTCAATATGACCCGAATCTAACACGGATTTGGATTTAGATCGGGTTCGAGCTAACCCAATTCTCATGGCTCATGAATCAAGAGTTTGGATCAGGTCTAAGTCGAATTTGAGTTAGGAGTTAGATTTTGGTCGGATTTAGGTCAAATTTGAATTGACCCAACACGTGTACATAGTAGGACCATGTCAGCTTTTATCAATACTAAAAGGGATTTTCAATATGATTTAGATGCGTGTGATTTTAGATATGTCGCTGGTAAAATTGATTATGAGGTTTGAGATGATGTGAATAGACTTTTGATTGTAGATAAAAGTTGATGTAcacattttatatataaataagggCTCGTTTAGTACAGATGATTAGggtgtataatatatttatgacaTCATAATATCTTGTTTAGTAGGAAGTAATACGAAATACACGaccctttataaattaaaaagcccaaaaatattatactgattCGAGGGATTATGTATACCACTTACAGAGGTGGTATACGTAAtaaaaatcttaattataactagtattaactttatataatattaatacatcgtaccaaacaacatattatattttacagatattttaatacattttatcaaacatgatattaatatgacatataGTAAAAGACATTTCAATCAAACATATCACACCTTATCCCATACTGCATACCAAACGAGTCTTAAACGTATAAAAAATTCATTATTAAAAATAAGTGATGTGGATGATTTTGTGTGGCCCATGAATGAAAATGCTTATTGATGAAAACGTAGGGTTGTTGGGCTTGAAAACACATTAACATAAATGATTTATTATTTACTTTGTTGAACGTTGAACGGCTTGAGAAATCCCTCATATGTCAGTCCTAACGAATGTGAATCAACAATGAATCTCTGCAGGTACCAAGAGAAGACAACAACCCACGAGTCTACACTGGAGTCAACAAAGGGATTTTGGTTGGCCCTCTATCAACATTGATCAACAACTAAGAGATGGTGAATAAATTAACTTAGATCTAGGTGGCACTCTTTATTAGCAACAACCTTGTCGAATAAGACAAATGTTACCATTAGTTGGGGCTATTGGCGTAATAATCTCGACTGATGTCATCACCAAGCATGCTACACGTGAATTTGCAAAACGATGGATCTACCTTTGGGAAGCACGCGAAAGGATCGAGGAAAAGATGATGCCCCTAGTTTAGATTTCGcctataaatatgtaatttcCTTCCATTGTATTCACGTTTCGAGGCATTGCATACTTCTAGCATTGTAAAATCACTCCAAATATATAAAAGCTTTCTCGGCTTTTCTTtgtgttcatttttttttatacattCACTGTAAAATTCACCATGTTCTCAAGTGCTATTGTCTCCTCTAATCAAATCGTAGAAATTCCCAGGTGTCACCGTTTGCTAGGGTTTGACGTTGAAGATTCCCAAGAATATCCAGTTTTCCTCGGTTCAATCCCTTTTTCTCACCAGGTTCCctattttttttcccctttagatttatgatttaattagttGTGATTAAAATTCACCACAACAATAAGAATACCTAATATTAAggtaaatataattttaaatctaaaattattttcaaactaTTAATTATATCTAAAACTgtcataaatatttttttaacctTGAACTATcgattttatattaattgtacCCTGCATCAATTTTCAAGTGCAGAAAAGTTTGCGTGGCTCGCTGAATTGTCACTGTATATCAATTACTTTTTAAAAAGGGCAAATAGCGCTAAAATCCATCAACTTTGGGCGCATTCTCATTTTTCCCATGAATTTTAAATGTTAGTgtaaaataacataaactttcGATTGAGTgtgatttttttcataaattgcACTCTATCCTCGACAACAAGCAAAATTCATCTTCAATAAACAAGAATTTTCTATGGCAATTTCAACGACCCCACGAGAAAGGGATGAGGCAGTGACTTTTCAGTGTTTGCGCACGATTAGTGAGAGTAAAATAAGAAACAAATCTGAAATTAGGAGAAAATGAGAATTCGTCCAAAGTTGGTGGATTTTGGCGCTATTTGCCATTTTAAAAATGGATACGAATATCATGTCATTGAAAAGAATataaaaaagggttaagtaccaattcCCCCTCCAATGTTGGCACCCCTATCATCTTTAACAACCAAGAGTCATGGTTGGCGCTGCTCACTATCCTAACATGCCAAAAGTGAAACAAATTCCCCACATCCCCTTGCGTTTTAAACGATGACCTAACCccatttgaaaatatatatttttttctttttaataattgtGGGCCATCGACCTCCTCTCACAGTCACCTCCTATACCGCGCGGTGGCAAGTGCTCAACTCGAAGCTCGCCGCCGAAATCTTTGACTCCCTGCACTGGTTGGACAATCCGCTCCTTCCGCCGCTCCTCCCCGCGCTTCTCTCCACCCTCTGCCGCACCAAGATCCTCTGCCACCACTATCGCAGCGCGGCT
This is a stretch of genomic DNA from Salvia miltiorrhiza cultivar Shanhuang (shh) unplaced genomic scaffold, IMPLAD_Smil_shh original_scaffold_252, whole genome shotgun sequence. It encodes these proteins:
- the LOC131003652 gene encoding polyadenylate-binding protein-interacting protein 12 isoform X5, giving the protein MAVVENAGANAITSSNRDNDAADHHQQSTNKTAAAAVANGQSTKPADQSFLLVPQKIPNGHHQLPVNGNGVSLEKKLDGEIDDGGEGFKKEMRDLEEMLSKLNPMAKEFVPPSLSAFGGGGGPHKLLVPPHAAAVAAAAAGHFGFNATGFVMQQQVNSGVPTANSFRRKKNGLVNGKRRMNSRTSMAQREDVIRRTVYVSDIDHQVTEEQLAALFINCGQVVDCRVCGDPNSVLRFAFIEFTDEEGARNALSLAGTMLGFYPVRVLPSKTAIAPVNPTFLPRSEDEREMCARTIYCTNIDKKVTQADVKLFFESICGEVYRLRLLGDYHHSTRIAFVEFVMKYI
- the LOC131003652 gene encoding polyadenylate-binding protein-interacting protein 11 isoform X6 — encoded protein: MAVVENAGANAITSSNRDNDAADHHQQSTNKTAAAAVANGQSTKPADQSFLLVPQKIPNGHHQLPVNGNGVSLEKKLDGEIDDGGEGFKKEMRDLEEMLSKLNPMAKEFVPPSLSAFGGGGGPHKLLVPPHAAAVAAAAAGHFGFNATGFVMQQQVNSGVPTANSFRRKNGLVNGKRRMNSRTSMAQREDVIRRTVYVSDIDHQVTEEQLAALFINCGQVVDCRVCGDPNSVLRFAFIEFTDEEGARNALSLAGTMLGFYPVRVLPSKTAIAPVNPTFLPRSEDEREMCARTIYCTNIDKKVTQADVKLFFESICGEVYRLRLLGDYHHSTRIAFVEFVMKYI
- the LOC131003652 gene encoding polyadenylate-binding protein-interacting protein 11 isoform X7 is translated as MAVVENAGANAITSSNRDNDAADHHQQSTNKTAAAAVANGQSTKPADQSFLLVPQKIPNGHHQLPVNGNGVSLEKKLDGEIDDGGEGFKKEMRDLEEMLSKLNPMAKEFVPPSLSAFGGGGGPHKLLVPPHAAAVAAAAAGHFGFNATGFVMQQQKKNGLVNGKRRMNSRTSMAQREDVIRRTVYVSDIDHQVTEEQLAALFINCGQVVDCRVCGDPNSVLRFAFIEFTDEEGARNALSLAGTMLGFYPVRVLPSKTAIAPVNPTFLPRSEDEREMCARTIYCTNIDKKVTQADVKLFFESICGEVYRLRLLGDYHHSTRIAFVEFVMKYI
- the LOC131003652 gene encoding polyadenylate-binding protein-interacting protein 12 isoform X1 yields the protein MAVVENAGANAITSSNRDNDAADHHQQSTNKTAAAAVANGQSTKPADQSFLLVPQKIPNGHHQLPVNGNGVSLEKKLDGEIDDGGEGFKKEMRDLEEMLSKLNPMAKEFVPPSLSAFGGGGGPHKLLVPPHAAAVAAAAAGHFGFNATGFVMQQQVNSGVPTANSFRRKKNGLVNGKRRMNSRTSMAQREDVIRRTVYVSDIDHQVTEEQLAALFINCGQVVDCRVCGDPNSVLRFAFIEFTDEEGARNALSLAGTMLGFYPVRVLPSKTAIAPVNPTFLPRSEDEREMCARTIYCTNIDKKVTQADVKLFFESICGEVYRLRLLGDYHHSTRIAFVEFVMAESAIAALNCSGAVLGSLPIRVSPSKTPVRPRAPRQSIH
- the LOC131003652 gene encoding polyadenylate-binding protein-interacting protein 12 isoform X2 is translated as MAVVENAGANAITSSNRDNDAADHHQQSTNKTAAAAVANGQSTKPADQSFLLVPQKIPNGHHQLPVNGNGVSLEKKLDGEIDDGGEGFKKEMRDLEEMLSKLNPMAKEFVPPSLSAFGGGGGPHKLLVPPHAAAVAAAAAGHFGFNATGFVMQQQVNSGVPTANSFRRKNGLVNGKRRMNSRTSMAQREDVIRRTVYVSDIDHQVTEEQLAALFINCGQVVDCRVCGDPNSVLRFAFIEFTDEEGARNALSLAGTMLGFYPVRVLPSKTAIAPVNPTFLPRSEDEREMCARTIYCTNIDKKVTQADVKLFFESICGEVYRLRLLGDYHHSTRIAFVEFVMAESAIAALNCSGAVLGSLPIRVSPSKTPVRPRAPRQSIH
- the LOC131003652 gene encoding polyadenylate-binding protein-interacting protein 12 isoform X4 — its product is MAVVENAGANAITSSNRDNDAADHHQQSTNKTAAAAVANGQSTKPADQSFLLVPQKIPNGHHQLPVNGNGVSLEKKLDGEIDDGGEGFKKEMRDLEEMLSKLNPMAKEFVPPSLSAFGGGGGPHKLLVPPHAAAVAAAAAGHFGFNATGFVMQQQKNGLVNGKRRMNSRTSMAQREDVIRRTVYVSDIDHQVTEEQLAALFINCGQVVDCRVCGDPNSVLRFAFIEFTDEEGARNALSLAGTMLGFYPVRVLPSKTAIAPVNPTFLPRSEDEREMCARTIYCTNIDKKVTQADVKLFFESICGEVYRLRLLGDYHHSTRIAFVEFVMAESAIAALNCSGAVLGSLPIRVSPSKTPVRPRAPRQSIH
- the LOC131003652 gene encoding polyadenylate-binding protein-interacting protein 12 isoform X3 is translated as MAVVENAGANAITSSNRDNDAADHHQQSTNKTAAAAVANGQSTKPADQSFLLVPQKIPNGHHQLPVNGNGVSLEKKLDGEIDDGGEGFKKEMRDLEEMLSKLNPMAKEFVPPSLSAFGGGGGPHKLLVPPHAAAVAAAAAGHFGFNATGFVMQQQKKNGLVNGKRRMNSRTSMAQREDVIRRTVYVSDIDHQVTEEQLAALFINCGQVVDCRVCGDPNSVLRFAFIEFTDEEGARNALSLAGTMLGFYPVRVLPSKTAIAPVNPTFLPRSEDEREMCARTIYCTNIDKKVTQADVKLFFESICGEVYRLRLLGDYHHSTRIAFVEFVMAESAIAALNCSGAVLGSLPIRVSPSKTPVRPRAPRQSIH